One Brevibacillus choshinensis genomic window carries:
- a CDS encoding TetR family transcriptional regulator has protein sequence MSNDLPLTKEMILDAAEQVLRRFGPDKTSVVDIAKVLQVSHGTVYRHYPSKAALREAVTERWLVGCISAPLAEIVHDEKGSAAERLYLWLSTLRKSKRDYFMKDAEMFAMYAAETQDSVEIVTAHVNHLIQQIAAIVEQGILAKEFKPGQPEVIARAIFLATSRFHHPAHAKQWLSEGEEEDFRAVWELLLRGIT, from the coding sequence ATGAGTAATGATTTGCCATTAACAAAGGAAATGATCTTGGACGCGGCAGAACAGGTGCTCAGGCGTTTTGGACCGGATAAGACCTCGGTGGTCGATATCGCCAAGGTACTGCAGGTCAGCCACGGAACGGTGTATCGGCACTATCCAAGCAAGGCCGCATTGCGAGAGGCCGTAACCGAGAGATGGCTGGTAGGCTGCATCTCGGCTCCGTTAGCGGAGATCGTCCACGACGAAAAAGGGAGTGCGGCAGAGCGACTGTACCTATGGCTGTCGACTCTGAGAAAGTCCAAAAGGGATTATTTCATGAAGGACGCAGAGATGTTTGCCATGTACGCTGCCGAAACTCAGGATTCGGTAGAAATTGTCACGGCACACGTCAATCATCTGATTCAGCAGATCGCCGCTATCGTGGAGCAAGGGATACTGGCCAAAGAATTTAAGCCAGGACAACCAGAGGTCATCGCAAGAGCCATTTTCCTCGCCACCTCCCGATTCCATCATCCCGCACATGCCAAACAGTGGCTGTCGGAGGGAGAAGAGGAAGACTTCCGGGCCGTATGGGAGTTGCTCCTGAGAGGCATCACTTAA
- a CDS encoding DNA topoisomerase III — MSKTLVLAEKPSVGRDIARVLQCQKKGNGYFEGDTYIVTWALGHLVTLADPEGYGQQFSSWKIEDLPIMPSPLKLVVIRESNKQFQNVKQQMKRNDVKDIVIATDAGREGELVARWIIEMAHVNKPIKRLWISSVTDKAIRDGFRNLKDGKAYENLFASAAARAEADWLVGINATRALTCKYNAQLSCGRVQTPTLAIVAKREEEIRQFTPRPFYGLTAVVEGHIQLQWQDQRTKEIRTFSQEKADQLLASLKRETAAEVIEVTKAHKKSFAPQLYDLTELQRDANKLFGFSAKETLSIMQGLYEHHKVVTYPRTDSRYLSSDIVETLPDRVKAVQMKPYAPFAAKLLRAPIKGNKAFVDDSKVSDHHAIIPTEQSVLLTDLSDKERKIFDLVVKRFLAVLFPAFEYEQTTIQAKIGQELFIARGKTVLAKGWKEVYDHDVEDEEAKDGVAEQLLPSISKGDRLRIGNVSQTKGETKPPEPFTEAALLSAMENPAKYMAGESKELIKTIGETGGLGTVATRADVIEKLFNSFLFEKRGKHIYVTAKGKQLLELVPDEMQSPTLTAQWETKLGAIAKGSLSKQAFIGEMKNYAKTVVQQIKNSEQTFRHDNLTRTRCPECNKFLLEVNGKRGKMLVCQDRECGYRKGISKQTNARCPQCHKRLELRGEGEKQTFACVCGHREKLSTFQERREKEKGSKVSKKEVAKYLKGQDKDASEGINSALADALSKFKFDE; from the coding sequence ATGAGTAAAACACTTGTACTGGCCGAAAAGCCTTCTGTGGGAAGAGACATCGCGCGTGTCTTGCAGTGCCAGAAAAAAGGAAACGGATATTTCGAAGGAGATACATATATCGTGACGTGGGCCTTGGGGCATCTGGTGACCCTTGCTGATCCTGAAGGTTACGGACAGCAATTCAGCTCGTGGAAAATCGAGGATTTGCCGATCATGCCGTCTCCGTTGAAGCTGGTGGTCATCAGGGAGAGCAACAAGCAGTTTCAGAACGTGAAACAGCAAATGAAGCGAAATGATGTAAAGGATATCGTGATTGCCACAGATGCTGGACGTGAGGGAGAGCTGGTCGCCCGGTGGATTATTGAGATGGCGCACGTAAACAAGCCGATCAAGCGTCTCTGGATTTCCTCCGTCACGGACAAAGCGATACGGGACGGCTTCCGTAATCTAAAGGACGGCAAGGCGTATGAAAATCTGTTTGCCTCCGCTGCTGCCCGTGCAGAGGCAGACTGGCTGGTAGGGATCAATGCCACGCGTGCCCTGACCTGCAAATACAATGCCCAGCTGTCCTGCGGTCGCGTACAGACGCCGACGCTCGCGATCGTTGCGAAGCGGGAGGAGGAGATTCGTCAGTTTACGCCACGGCCTTTCTACGGATTAACCGCAGTGGTCGAGGGGCACATCCAGCTCCAATGGCAGGATCAGCGTACAAAGGAGATCCGGACCTTTTCCCAGGAAAAAGCCGATCAGCTGCTGGCATCGCTGAAAAGAGAGACCGCGGCCGAAGTCATCGAGGTGACCAAGGCGCACAAGAAGAGCTTTGCTCCGCAGCTGTACGATCTGACGGAGCTGCAGCGTGATGCCAACAAGCTGTTTGGCTTTTCCGCAAAAGAAACGCTTTCCATCATGCAGGGGCTTTATGAACATCACAAGGTGGTCACCTACCCGCGGACCGATTCCCGCTACCTTTCTTCTGACATCGTGGAGACGCTGCCGGATCGAGTCAAAGCCGTGCAGATGAAGCCGTACGCTCCATTTGCCGCAAAGCTTCTGCGTGCGCCGATCAAAGGAAACAAAGCCTTCGTCGATGACAGCAAGGTGTCAGATCACCATGCGATTATTCCGACCGAGCAATCCGTGCTTTTGACCGACCTCAGCGACAAGGAGCGAAAGATTTTTGATCTCGTGGTGAAACGCTTCCTCGCCGTGCTGTTCCCGGCTTTTGAATATGAACAAACCACCATTCAGGCGAAAATAGGTCAGGAGCTGTTCATCGCCAGAGGGAAAACCGTCCTCGCGAAAGGCTGGAAAGAGGTTTACGACCACGATGTGGAGGACGAGGAGGCCAAGGATGGCGTAGCAGAACAGCTCTTGCCTTCGATTTCAAAGGGCGATCGCCTGCGCATAGGCAACGTATCCCAAACCAAGGGGGAGACCAAGCCACCGGAGCCTTTTACCGAAGCGGCACTGCTGAGCGCGATGGAAAACCCGGCGAAATATATGGCGGGTGAAAGCAAAGAGCTGATCAAAACCATCGGAGAGACGGGCGGGCTCGGGACAGTGGCGACCCGTGCCGATGTAATCGAGAAACTGTTCAACAGCTTCCTGTTTGAAAAGCGAGGAAAGCACATCTACGTGACAGCAAAAGGAAAGCAGCTGCTGGAGCTCGTACCGGATGAGATGCAGTCGCCGACGCTGACCGCCCAGTGGGAGACGAAGCTCGGGGCGATCGCCAAAGGGAGCCTCAGCAAGCAGGCGTTTATCGGCGAAATGAAAAACTACGCGAAAACGGTCGTCCAACAGATTAAAAACAGCGAGCAGACCTTCCGCCACGACAACCTGACCCGAACCAGATGCCCGGAGTGCAACAAGTTTTTGCTGGAGGTAAACGGCAAACGCGGCAAGATGCTGGTCTGCCAAGATCGGGAGTGCGGCTATCGGAAAGGCATTTCCAAGCAGACGAACGCCAGATGCCCGCAATGTCACAAAAGGCTGGAACTGCGCGGCGAAGGAGAAAAGCAGACCTTTGCATGCGTATGCGGACATCGGGAAAAGCTGTCTACGTTCCAGGAACGCAGAGAGAAGGAAAAGGGCAGCAAGGTCTCCAAAAAAGAGGTCGCCAAGTATTTGAAGGGACAGGATAAGGATGCGTCCGAGGGGATCAACTCAGCTTTGGCGGATGCACTCTCCAAGTTCAAATTCGACGAGTAG
- a CDS encoding SRPBCC family protein, with amino-acid sequence MELTYVTYIGAKPEEVWNALISPEGTKAIFFGTVLQSTFEIGAPYEYVGPGAAGEETVHVYGKILAFEPYRFMSYTEHPGPAYNERHAELETRVSVTLETVGSCTRLTLVNDQWPADHPSYERTKDSWPYIMSSIKTYVETGKTLDYGW; translated from the coding sequence ATGGAACTCACGTATGTCACTTATATCGGGGCCAAGCCAGAGGAAGTGTGGAATGCCCTCATATCGCCGGAAGGCACAAAAGCGATCTTTTTCGGGACCGTTTTGCAATCGACATTTGAGATTGGTGCCCCTTATGAATATGTAGGTCCCGGAGCGGCTGGCGAAGAAACGGTTCACGTCTATGGCAAGATTCTTGCTTTTGAGCCGTATCGATTCATGAGCTATACCGAGCATCCCGGACCAGCTTACAACGAAAGACATGCCGAACTTGAAACAAGAGTCTCTGTCACCCTCGAAACCGTAGGCAGCTGCACGAGATTAACGCTGGTGAATGACCAATGGCCAGCCGATCACCCTTCCTACGAACGGACGAAGGACAGCTGGCCTTACATCATGAGCAGCATCAAAACCTACGTGGAAACAGGAAAGACGCTGGATTACGGCTGGTGA
- a CDS encoding DUF1697 domain-containing protein, whose product MDSESRNKIYVALLRGINVGGKNKIKMAELREALERIGLSQVKTYIQSGNVLFASPDDESSLRKRIEQEIAAVFGITLTVVLRTAEEMEHIVDDCPFSPELIAEAAATCVGESHYVALLPDAPPPSGIEKLAAANNGDDEYRIVGRDVYLLFRHSVRDAKLSANLQKLGVPATVRNWNTMNKLVEMAKELRE is encoded by the coding sequence GTGGATAGTGAGAGTAGGAACAAAATCTACGTCGCACTGCTGCGAGGAATCAACGTAGGCGGCAAAAACAAAATCAAGATGGCCGAGCTGCGGGAGGCGCTGGAGAGGATCGGGCTGAGCCAGGTGAAGACGTACATCCAGAGTGGAAATGTGCTCTTTGCATCACCAGACGACGAGTCTTCCCTCCGAAAGCGGATAGAGCAGGAGATCGCCGCGGTCTTCGGAATCACTCTCACTGTCGTTTTGAGAACAGCTGAGGAAATGGAGCACATCGTCGACGATTGCCCCTTCTCGCCTGAGCTGATCGCAGAGGCAGCAGCCACATGTGTAGGAGAAAGCCACTATGTCGCTCTCCTGCCAGACGCCCCGCCGCCATCCGGAATCGAGAAGCTGGCGGCGGCCAATAACGGGGACGACGAGTACCGCATCGTGGGCCGTGATGTGTACCTTTTGTTCCGTCACAGTGTTCGTGATGCCAAGCTTTCCGCCAATCTGCAAAAGCTCGGCGTTCCTGCAACGGTGCGCAACTGGAATACGATGAACAAGCTCGTGGAGATGGCAAAAGAGCTGCGAGAATAA
- a CDS encoding GNAT family N-acetyltransferase, translated as MNTALSAMSLTTERLIIRPYVESDLMESFELMQDPELFTYLHFGVMPLESYQRLFKWLIDSYQTPFDQPFKYSFAIFSKETGAFIGWCGVGVLDFMAPEKELYYLIGRKDWGKGYASEAAKALTAYTFEVIGLDRLYAKADPRNKASLKIFEKLGFAFERELQGLTGEDEDCNGELLYVLTKERFNQR; from the coding sequence ATGAATACAGCTTTATCCGCGATGAGCCTTACAACAGAACGCCTCATTATCCGCCCTTACGTCGAAAGCGATTTGATGGAATCCTTTGAATTGATGCAAGATCCAGAGCTGTTCACCTACCTGCATTTTGGCGTCATGCCGCTGGAAAGCTACCAAAGGCTTTTCAAATGGTTGATAGACAGCTATCAGACGCCTTTTGATCAGCCGTTCAAGTACTCGTTTGCGATTTTCAGCAAAGAGACAGGTGCTTTCATCGGTTGGTGCGGTGTAGGCGTCCTTGACTTTATGGCGCCAGAAAAAGAGCTCTATTATCTGATCGGTCGAAAGGATTGGGGGAAAGGCTACGCCAGTGAGGCAGCGAAAGCGCTGACGGCATACACGTTCGAAGTCATCGGACTGGATCGATTGTATGCCAAGGCTGATCCGCGGAACAAAGCGTCGTTGAAAATCTTTGAGAAGCTGGGCTTTGCCTTTGAGCGCGAGCTGCAGGGCTTGACCGGGGAGGATGAAGATTGCAACGGCGAGCTGCTTTACGTATTGACGAAGGAACGATTTAACCAGAGATAA
- a CDS encoding zinc ribbon domain-containing protein YjdM, whose protein sequence is MSTLPNCPKCKSEYTYEDGANLVCPECSHEWSPEAGADSGEEQKIVKDANGNILKDGDTVTVIKDLKVKGSSSVLKIGTRVKNIRLVEGDHDIDCKIDGFGAMKLKSEFVKKV, encoded by the coding sequence ATGTCTACTTTGCCAAATTGCCCGAAATGCAAATCGGAATACACGTACGAGGATGGTGCCAATCTGGTCTGCCCGGAATGCAGCCATGAATGGTCGCCAGAAGCGGGAGCCGACAGCGGGGAAGAGCAGAAGATCGTCAAAGATGCCAATGGAAATATCCTGAAAGATGGGGACACCGTGACCGTCATCAAGGATCTGAAGGTGAAGGGAAGCTCGTCCGTATTAAAAATAGGGACTCGCGTGAAAAATATCCGTTTGGTGGAAGGCGACCATGATATTGATTGCAAGATCGATGGATTTGGCGCCATGAAGCTGAAATCCGAGTTTGTGAAAAAGGTGTAG
- a CDS encoding small acid-soluble spore protein H — MNKQRAKEIAASPVMANVTCDGVPVYIQHVDEESEMARIYPLNQPENEQSVPVDSLREHH; from the coding sequence ATGAACAAACAACGGGCAAAAGAGATCGCCGCATCACCCGTCATGGCCAATGTTACTTGCGACGGAGTTCCTGTCTATATTCAGCATGTCGATGAGGAATCGGAAATGGCTAGAATCTATCCGCTCAATCAACCGGAAAACGAACAAAGCGTGCCGGTGGACAGCTTACGAGAACATCATTAA
- a CDS encoding ParM/StbA family protein, whose protein sequence is MQFHFFVGNDNGNSEHDIFVDGKLIQQPNVNCAVDELPWSEEQAPEGIVKNLQDQLIVTIDSPSARPGMYYIGKFALDSGELLDAMQVGLDYKYDVDLPIVNTLGQIASVAVQKAFEEDKGIPEMIEVQVDMATALPITQHTDEASAKFERKFTVGPHYVTVHLGKLRVTVKVVFDYAKVVPEATPVTFALQKDEEGNWREGDIFDEFANSYELQGNFNGSYFKDKRILHTDIGDGSTEYPITEGNKLLRQFVHGSNHGAGYAIEEALNEFNGLIHLPDSPRQFFSDVIKNPTHKYHAKAIKTLRRPLEGQAKQIITNIRKQLTKARNEIDVICVYGGGSILMRSILHPMLKELCEEREIKLLYIPPQYAVTMNAKGLDAFVRGKIYEALKERAKQAV, encoded by the coding sequence ATGCAATTTCACTTTTTTGTGGGGAACGACAATGGCAATAGCGAGCATGATATTTTCGTTGACGGAAAACTGATCCAGCAGCCAAATGTGAATTGTGCGGTCGATGAGCTTCCTTGGAGCGAAGAACAAGCTCCGGAAGGCATCGTGAAAAATCTCCAGGATCAACTGATTGTCACCATCGATTCACCTTCTGCACGACCTGGGATGTATTACATCGGAAAGTTTGCATTAGATAGCGGAGAGTTATTGGATGCCATGCAAGTGGGACTAGATTACAAATACGATGTCGATTTGCCGATCGTCAATACGCTGGGGCAGATCGCGTCGGTCGCGGTGCAAAAAGCGTTTGAAGAAGACAAGGGCATTCCTGAAATGATCGAAGTGCAGGTGGACATGGCAACAGCGCTCCCGATCACACAGCATACGGACGAAGCATCCGCGAAGTTTGAGCGGAAATTCACGGTGGGTCCCCATTATGTGACCGTTCACCTGGGAAAGCTGCGGGTGACGGTGAAGGTCGTATTTGATTATGCAAAAGTAGTACCGGAGGCAACCCCGGTGACCTTTGCCCTTCAAAAAGATGAAGAAGGGAATTGGCGAGAAGGGGATATCTTTGACGAGTTTGCAAATAGCTATGAGCTGCAGGGCAATTTCAACGGCAGCTATTTTAAGGATAAACGGATCCTGCACACGGATATCGGAGATGGATCCACGGAGTACCCGATTACGGAAGGCAACAAGCTCTTGCGTCAATTTGTCCATGGAAGCAATCACGGCGCGGGCTATGCCATTGAGGAAGCGTTGAATGAATTCAATGGCTTGATTCATCTGCCAGACAGCCCTAGACAATTTTTTAGCGACGTCATCAAAAATCCAACCCACAAGTACCATGCAAAGGCGATTAAAACGCTGCGCAGGCCGCTCGAAGGACAAGCGAAACAGATCATTACCAACATCCGCAAGCAGCTCACCAAAGCGAGAAACGAAATTGACGTGATTTGTGTGTATGGCGGGGGAAGTATCCTGATGCGTTCCATCCTGCATCCCATGCTGAAGGAGCTGTGCGAAGAGAGGGAAATCAAGCTGCTGTACATCCCGCCGCAGTATGCCGTCACGATGAATGCAAAGGGTCTGGATGCTTTTGTACGGGGCAAAATTTACGAAGCTCTCAAGGAAAGGGCGAAACAAGCGGTGTAG
- a CDS encoding LLM class flavin-dependent oxidoreductase encodes MEIGLSTFVETTPDVKTGEVISHAQRIREVVEEIILADQVGLDVFGVGEHHRKDYAASSPAVILAAAATQTKRIRLTSAVTVLSSADPVRVFQDFATLDALSNGRAEIMAGRGSFIESFPLFGYDLQDYDELFDEKLELLLKIRASEKVTWRGGHRPAINNLGVYPRPVQDPLPVWIGSGGNAQSAIRAGLLGLPLVLAIIGGRPVQFAPIVDLYKRAAAQAGHDPSKLTIASHSHGFIAEDTQTAADKFFPSTQQAMNVLGRERGWGHYDRSTFDAASSFEGALYVGDPETVAQKIIHLRKNVGVTRFMLHVPVGTMPHEDVMNAIRLLGTEVAPRVREEVAKWEKETE; translated from the coding sequence GTGGAAATAGGTTTGAGTACATTTGTTGAAACCACGCCGGACGTGAAGACGGGTGAGGTGATCAGCCATGCGCAGCGCATCCGTGAAGTGGTGGAGGAAATCATCCTGGCCGATCAGGTAGGTCTGGACGTTTTCGGGGTGGGCGAGCATCATCGAAAAGATTATGCGGCTTCTTCTCCAGCGGTGATTTTGGCGGCAGCGGCAACGCAGACCAAACGGATTCGGCTGACGAGCGCAGTCACCGTGCTGTCGTCTGCTGACCCGGTACGCGTCTTTCAGGATTTTGCGACGCTCGACGCGCTCTCCAATGGGCGAGCAGAGATCATGGCAGGGAGAGGGTCGTTTATCGAGTCCTTCCCGTTGTTCGGTTATGACTTGCAGGATTACGATGAGCTGTTCGATGAAAAGCTGGAGCTGCTCCTCAAGATTCGCGCGTCAGAGAAAGTGACCTGGAGAGGCGGTCATCGGCCAGCGATCAACAATCTAGGTGTCTATCCGCGTCCGGTGCAGGATCCTTTGCCGGTGTGGATCGGCAGCGGCGGCAACGCGCAGTCGGCTATTCGCGCAGGGCTCTTGGGTCTGCCGCTTGTGCTCGCGATTATTGGCGGGCGTCCGGTTCAATTCGCGCCAATCGTGGATCTTTATAAGAGGGCGGCTGCTCAAGCGGGCCACGATCCATCCAAGCTGACCATTGCCTCGCACTCTCACGGTTTCATCGCGGAGGACACCCAGACGGCAGCTGATAAATTCTTCCCATCTACCCAGCAAGCGATGAATGTGCTGGGACGTGAACGCGGCTGGGGGCATTACGATCGTTCGACCTTCGATGCGGCGAGCAGCTTTGAAGGTGCGCTGTATGTAGGGGATCCCGAGACGGTAGCGCAGAAAATCATTCACCTGCGCAAAAACGTCGGCGTCACGCGTTTTATGCTGCACGTACCAGTGGGCACGATGCCTCATGAGGATGTCATGAATGCAATCCGATTGCTGGGTACAGAAGTGGCGCCGCGAGTGCGGGAGGAAGTAGCGAAGTGGGAAAAAGAGACTGAATAA
- the rlmH gene encoding 23S rRNA (pseudouridine(1915)-N(3))-methyltransferase RlmH, translated as MQISIITVGKLKEKYLREGIEEYSKRLSAYCKLQVVEVSDEKAPEEMSAAEMEQVKRKEGERILAQIKQDQYVIALAIDGQMWSSEKLSAEMDRLALHGKSQVAFVIGGSLGLADAVLKRADVLLSFSKMTFPHQLVRLVLLEQVYRAFRISRGEPYHK; from the coding sequence GTGCAGATTTCGATCATTACCGTAGGAAAGCTGAAGGAAAAGTACTTACGCGAGGGGATCGAGGAGTACAGCAAGCGCCTCTCCGCTTACTGCAAGCTGCAGGTCGTGGAGGTCAGCGACGAAAAGGCGCCGGAAGAGATGAGCGCAGCGGAGATGGAGCAGGTGAAGCGCAAGGAAGGCGAGCGCATCCTCGCGCAGATCAAGCAGGATCAGTATGTTATCGCATTGGCCATCGACGGGCAGATGTGGTCCTCGGAAAAGCTGTCAGCGGAGATGGACAGGCTGGCGCTGCACGGCAAAAGCCAGGTGGCGTTTGTGATCGGTGGATCGCTGGGGCTGGCAGATGCCGTGCTTAAGCGGGCGGATGTGCTGTTGTCGTTTTCTAAGATGACGTTTCCTCATCAGCTGGTGCGATTGGTGCTGTTGGAGCAGGTTTATCGGGCGTTTCGGATTAGTCGGGGTGAGCCTTATCATAAGTAA
- a CDS encoding CxxH/CxxC protein, with protein sequence MDRKLDHLKIEGKDVELLPEFPVRFACIEHFDEELDDYVNDFEAAPDTYRADLIEDESMDKRCRACGAPAKIALLKEKGM encoded by the coding sequence ATGGACAGAAAGCTGGATCACTTGAAAATCGAGGGCAAGGACGTTGAGCTGCTCCCGGAATTTCCGGTTCGTTTTGCGTGCATTGAGCATTTCGACGAGGAGCTGGACGACTATGTGAATGATTTCGAGGCCGCTCCCGATACGTACCGGGCTGACTTGATCGAAGACGAGAGCATGGACAAGCGCTGCCGGGCATGCGGAGCCCCAGCCAAGATCGCGCTTTTGAAAGAGAAGGGAATGTAG
- a CDS encoding S1C family serine protease has product MGFYDDLTHVERKNRRGSGVGRTIMTSVTSAVIGGMVVLLALPTLSNAGYINMVKPSNTNVMSNPAANLFATPVSVKVDTGTVDAVKKVENAVVGVINIGRTRTNWMSNSSQDVEQGEGSGVIFEKKGGKAHIITNYHVIDQAQKLEIALPTGEKVEAKILGADMYADLAVLEIDGAKVGAVAELGDSSTLQVGEPAIAIGNPLGMKFSRTVTQGIISSLERSMPMDFNEDGQDDWELDVLQTDAAINPGNSGGALVNIQGQVIGINTLKISKEGVEGLGFALPINDVKAIVAELMEKGKLERSYLGVQPFDLTNVPRYNWKETLNLPDDVQAGVVIQNEVGKFSPAGEAGLKQYDVIVKLDGKDINTGAQLRKFLTLNKKPGDSVEVTYYRDGFKKTATVKLTKTPE; this is encoded by the coding sequence ATGGGTTTTTATGATGATTTAACTCACGTGGAACGAAAAAATCGACGTGGGTCGGGTGTAGGACGTACAATCATGACGTCTGTCACTTCTGCGGTGATTGGGGGAATGGTCGTACTACTCGCACTGCCGACTCTCTCCAACGCCGGTTACATCAATATGGTGAAGCCAAGCAACACGAATGTGATGAGCAATCCAGCAGCGAATCTGTTTGCGACACCGGTCTCCGTCAAGGTGGACACAGGTACCGTAGACGCCGTCAAGAAAGTGGAAAATGCGGTCGTCGGCGTCATCAACATCGGACGCACCAGAACGAACTGGATGAGTAATAGCTCACAAGATGTCGAGCAGGGCGAAGGTTCGGGCGTCATCTTTGAGAAAAAGGGTGGAAAAGCTCATATCATCACCAACTACCACGTCATCGATCAGGCACAAAAGCTGGAGATCGCTCTTCCTACCGGTGAAAAAGTAGAGGCGAAAATCCTGGGTGCCGATATGTACGCCGACCTGGCTGTATTGGAGATCGATGGAGCAAAGGTGGGTGCCGTAGCTGAATTGGGTGACTCTTCTACCCTGCAGGTGGGCGAACCGGCGATTGCCATCGGGAACCCGCTGGGCATGAAGTTCTCCCGTACCGTTACACAAGGGATCATCAGCTCCCTGGAGCGCTCGATGCCGATGGACTTCAACGAAGATGGTCAGGATGACTGGGAATTGGATGTTCTGCAGACAGATGCCGCGATCAACCCAGGTAACAGCGGTGGCGCATTGGTCAATATCCAAGGACAGGTCATCGGGATCAATACTCTCAAAATCTCCAAAGAAGGTGTCGAGGGCTTGGGCTTTGCCCTCCCGATCAACGATGTGAAGGCCATCGTCGCCGAACTGATGGAGAAAGGCAAACTGGAGCGCTCATACCTGGGTGTCCAACCGTTCGACCTGACGAATGTGCCGCGCTACAACTGGAAGGAAACGCTGAATCTTCCGGATGATGTCCAAGCGGGTGTCGTGATCCAGAACGAGGTAGGCAAGTTCTCGCCGGCTGGTGAAGCAGGTCTGAAACAGTACGACGTCATCGTCAAGCTGGATGGCAAGGATATCAATACAGGTGCCCAGCTGCGCAAATTCCTGACCTTGAACAAAAAGCCTGGTGATTCCGTAGAGGTCACTTACTATCGCGATGGCTTCAAGAAAACAGCCACTGTGAAACTGACCAAGACGCCTGAGTAA
- a CDS encoding MBL fold metallo-hydrolase: MRFSVLASGSTGNAIYVATDRVSVLIDVGITGKQAEAALQTIGVNPGDLSAILVTHEHVDHIKGVGVMARRYGLPIYANAKTWGELDSQIGTIKEEQRRLFAVGEKQELEDLGIESFGISHDAAEPMGFCFYHGSKKLSVATDLGYVSDKIKETIRGADAYVFESNHDVELLRMSGYPWSIKKRILSDVGHLSNESAGEALIDCLGGGAERVYLAHLSKENNMIDLARLTVKGILEEKGLVVGDDVHLRDTYPDRPTKLEEL; encoded by the coding sequence GTGAGATTTAGTGTACTGGCAAGCGGAAGCACGGGCAATGCCATCTATGTGGCCACTGACCGTGTCTCTGTGCTGATCGATGTAGGGATAACGGGGAAACAAGCCGAAGCGGCGCTGCAGACCATTGGGGTGAACCCGGGGGATCTTTCTGCCATACTCGTCACGCATGAACACGTCGACCATATCAAAGGGGTCGGTGTGATGGCACGGCGCTACGGACTGCCTATCTATGCGAATGCTAAGACATGGGGCGAGCTGGACAGTCAGATCGGGACGATCAAAGAAGAGCAGCGTCGATTGTTTGCAGTAGGGGAAAAACAGGAACTGGAAGATCTCGGCATCGAATCGTTCGGGATCTCCCATGATGCGGCGGAGCCCATGGGCTTTTGCTTTTACCATGGCTCGAAGAAGCTCAGCGTCGCGACCGATCTCGGCTATGTCAGCGACAAGATCAAGGAGACGATCCGCGGGGCCGATGCGTATGTGTTTGAATCCAATCACGACGTGGAGCTCTTGCGCATGTCGGGGTATCCGTGGAGCATCAAGAAACGGATCCTGAGTGACGTGGGACACTTGTCCAACGAGTCTGCGGGAGAAGCGCTGATTGATTGTCTGGGTGGAGGAGCCGAGCGTGTCTATTTGGCTCACTTGAGCAAGGAAAACAACATGATCGACCTGGCGAGACTGACCGTGAAGGGCATTTTGGAAGAGAAGGGCCTGGTCGTGGGTGACGATGTCCATTTGCGTGATACGTACCCGGATCGCCCGACGAAGCTGGAAGAGCTATAG